The sequence gaggtgggggcggggaccgGGTGTCCTGGGTTTGCTGTGGGGAAGGTGGGAATTTCAGCACCTGCACCAGGGCCAGCGACCATGTTTGAGGAGCAGGGAGACGTTTGTGCAACTAATTAATGGTGGGACCCAGCGACCTTCCCGGCTCCACACAATCTGGGTTTTCTGTAATTCTCTGATCCTGCAGGCAACATGCGtgagaatgaggaagaggaaaTTTCTCAGCAAGAAAGCACTGGGGACTATGAGGTCGAAGAGATACCTTTTGGGCTTGAACCCCCGAGCCCTGGGTTTGAGTCACAAAGCCCAGAGTTTGAACCCCAGAGCCCCAGGTTTGAGCCTGAAAGCCCAGGTTTTGAGTCCCGAAGCCCTGGGTTTGTGCCCCCAAGCCCTGAATTTGCACCCAGAACCCCTGATTCAGATTCTCAGAGCCCTGAGTTTGAACCACAAAGCCCTGGGTATGAGCCCCAAAGCCCTGGGTATGAACCCCGGAGCCCTGGATATGAATCCCAGAGCCCTGAGTTCAAAACCCAAAGCCCTGAATTTGAAGCTCAAAGTTCCAAATTCCAGGAAGGTACAGAGATGCTTCTCAATCCCGAGGAAAAGAATCCCTTGAGCATCCCCTTGGGAGGCCATCCCTTGGACTCCTTCACACAGGGGTTTGGGGAGCAGCCCACAGCAGGCCTTCCCCTAGGGCCACCTTTTGAGATGCCCACAGGGGCCCTGCTGGCTACACCCCAGTTTGAGATGCTCCAGAATCCTCTGGGCCTGACAGGAACCCTGCGGGGTTCAGGCCGACGGGGTGGCCGGGCCAGGGGTGGACAGGGCCCTCGGCCTAACATCTGTGGCATCTGCGGGAAGAGCTTCGGCCGGGGCTCCACCCTGATCCAGCACCAGCGAATCCATACGGGCGAAAAGCCCTACAAGTGTGAGGTCTGTAGCAAGGCCTTCTCTCAGAGCTCTGACCTCATCAAACACCAGCGCACCCACACGGGGGAGCGGCCCTACAAGTGTCCCCGCTGTGGCAAGGCCTTCGCCGACAGCTCTTACCTGCTTCGCCACCAGCGCACTCACTCTGGTCAGAAGCCCTACAAGTGCCCTCACTGTGGCAAGGCCTTCGGAGACAGCTCCTACCTCCTGCGGCACCAGCGCACTCACAGCCACGAGCGGCCCTACAGCTGCCCTGAGTGCGGCAAATGCTACAGCCAGAACTCATCCCTGCGCAGTCACCAGAGGGTGCACACCGGGCAGAGGCCCTTCAGCTGTGGCATCTGCGGCAAGAGCTTCTCCCAGCGCTCGGCACTTATCCCCCATGCCCGCAGCCATGCCCGCGAGAAGCCTTTCAAGTGCCCTGAGTGCGGCAAGCGCTTCGGTCAGAGCTCCGTGCTGGCCATCCACGCCCGCACCCACCTGCCAGGCCGCACCTACAGCTGCCCAGATTGCGGGAAGACCTTCAATCGCTCCTCCACGCTGATCCAGCACCAGCGTTCCCACACAGGCGAGAGGCCCTACAGGTGTGCCGTGTGCGGCAAGGGCTTCTGCCGCTCCTCCACGCTGCTGCAGCACCACCGCGTCCACAGCGGGGAGCGGCCCTACAAGTGCGATGACTGTGGAAAGGCCTTCTCGCAGAGCTCCGACCTCATCCGCCACCAGCGAACCCACGCCGCTGGCCGTCGCTGACCTGGGGCCCTGTCCGGGCGGGGCTGTGGTGGGCAGAAGAGGAGGGGACGGAGCTAGAGAAGCCTTTAGAATAGTGGGAAAGCTGGAGGAGTTGAGGATTCTAGAAGGAgagggggccagggaggagaAAATTATATGCCCTGGAGATTTATGGGAAATGGGTAATGAGGGGTTGGAGGTAGGCCAAACAGGCAGCAGGAGGCTCTGGAAGAATCCAGAAAGAGGTCAACAGAGAGCTGGCCTCAGCAGCAGCATGCCCCTTCGTGTCCGCCTGCTTGGCACAGTGctagatgggggagggagagggggggagggttACTTAATTAGAGTGGGGTAGCTTAGTTCCGTAGCTACTGAGACCCTTGTTGAGTcaggaaggggtgaggggaggtgggatggggagtgAAGCCCAGAGTGGGGCCTGGGCCTCTGAGTGCAAACCCCAGTCTCCCTTGTCTTCCTCAGGCTTTGGAGCCCCTGAATTTGAGTTCAATAAAAACCTCTATGTGGTTAAAGAGATTTGTCCTTAAAATGTGTGCGTGGACAGTGCCCCGGGCAGTGGGAGGCACCAGGTCATGCTGTGAAGAGCCAGTGAAGCCAGAGGGCCGTGTCTGGGAAGTGTGTTCCAGTCAGGGTTTCACTGCTCTTAGAGGCTCAGGAGAAGTGCCTTGCCCGTAGCTGCCCAAGTCATCCTCCGTGCTCTGAATGCTGCACAGACACAGGGGCCTGTTGTGGGTTTGAGAAAGCCTCAAACTGTGTGGCTGTCCCTCTTCCCAAACAGGGAGGGTCTGCCCTTGGGCCAGAAAACAGACCCTGCTTCTCATAGCTGGGCATGGAGCCTGTGCACCATTTCTCCCCAGCTGTGCcgctctcccacccccactcccccaccccacaccccacaccccaccagcTGCAACCTCTAGCCACCACTCTGTGCAGATCCTGACTCTGACCAGAACTTCAAGTTTCAACCCCATCCATAGGGGTCTTTGTATTGGACCCAGTACGAGGATTGGATGTCAGCTTTTAAGACCCTCCCACCAGGCTGGCCTGATTTGCCACAGCTCTGCCTTCTTTTTAGGACCCTTGTACCTTTCCGTGGGATCACTCTGTTACCACCCCACCTTTATCCTACTTTCCATCTGAGCCTCAGCACTCGTGACACTTGGCTCCTTAGGAAAGGATGGGAAGTTGGTGCCGTCAGTGattggggatgggggggtggggtgggggtggcctgtGATACCTTAGCTGAGGGGATAGGCCATGCCTTGGGGAGTCACCTAGCTGCTAGGCACATCTTGAGATGAACTCCTGCTAAGGGCCTGACAGTGCCCTGTGAAGGTTTATTTACTCTATTTCACAGATTAGGAAAACGGAGCTCACAGAACTAAGTCACTCTGTGACTTAAGAGGCAGATAAGACATTCAGACCAGGTCTGCCTGGCTCCACCTGTCCCCAGCTTGGCCTCAAGGTGGGGAGTCATTGCTCTATAAGGTCTCCAGGGCCTCAGGATCCTGacatcatccccacccccatgcccatcCTCAGGGCCTTATAACTTGTCAAGAGTAAACCACTTCTCCGAGCACATTTCAATCTGGCCTCTCATGATCTGCAAGCTCTGGAAGGGGCCTTAGAGATCATGTGGTTCAGTAGAGTTTGGTTGTGTTTAGTGGTTTTCAAAGTTTCCATTATTTTTGGAAGTAGAACCCTTAAAGTAAAATCTCAGTCTTTTAAAGATCTTTATAAACGTTATGCACATTTTTGTACAGACACCTTACCATACAAAATTTCAAATATGAAAATACTGACTCCTATACTTAATATAGTTCACATACGTAAGTATATACATAGAACTGCATTTCACTACCTGAAATACTACATTTGGAGACATTACTTCAGCATTTATTTCAATTACacaatttaattttcatattttggaGTTAATTCTTTTTTCAGCTTCCAAACATGTTCATGCCCTTTTAggctgggaggccctgggcaCGGTGCCTGTGGTGCTTAATTGATAAAGTAGCTTGTACGcacagacatcctatataataaagaggtaacatgcaaattgaccctcacaccctcacaagatggctgcctatgaccaggccgactggggggttaatgagggacaaccaaacaactgaacagcaggctgcgtggggtgaccaggctggcagggggggcagttgggggcgaccaggccagcacaagggggcagttgggggcgaccaggccagcagggggcagtaagaggcgaccaggctggtgggggggcagttagaggcgaccaggctggcagggggggcaataaggggtgaccaggccagcagggggggcggcaattaggggcaaccaggctggcaggggcggcagttaggggtgatcaggcaggcaggcaggtgagcaat is a genomic window of Eptesicus fuscus isolate TK198812 chromosome 4, DD_ASM_mEF_20220401, whole genome shotgun sequence containing:
- the ZNF768 gene encoding zinc finger protein 768, with translation MEREASPWGLEPRDVQSPDEVGPEGSLKGNMRENEEEEISQQESTGDYEVEEIPFGLEPPSPGFESQSPEFEPQSPRFEPESPGFESRSPGFVPPSPEFAPRTPDSDSQSPEFEPQSPGYEPQSPGYEPRSPGYESQSPEFKTQSPEFEAQSSKFQEGTEMLLNPEEKNPLSIPLGGHPLDSFTQGFGEQPTAGLPLGPPFEMPTGALLATPQFEMLQNPLGLTGTLRGSGRRGGRARGGQGPRPNICGICGKSFGRGSTLIQHQRIHTGEKPYKCEVCSKAFSQSSDLIKHQRTHTGERPYKCPRCGKAFADSSYLLRHQRTHSGQKPYKCPHCGKAFGDSSYLLRHQRTHSHERPYSCPECGKCYSQNSSLRSHQRVHTGQRPFSCGICGKSFSQRSALIPHARSHAREKPFKCPECGKRFGQSSVLAIHARTHLPGRTYSCPDCGKTFNRSSTLIQHQRSHTGERPYRCAVCGKGFCRSSTLLQHHRVHSGERPYKCDDCGKAFSQSSDLIRHQRTHAAGRR